A genomic window from Chrysoperla carnea chromosome 3, inChrCarn1.1, whole genome shotgun sequence includes:
- the LOC123295850 gene encoding ionotropic receptor 75a-like: MNELESTGRRRRNLHRILFQCSSVIQFPQLFTYMSDIRKRSVDPFSKWTFPLAKLLSQDLNFTYNWSMVDNFGWDINGTGIFDGFVGMLQRQEKDFGMGGILMRLDRIPVIDFTAETIPVKSRLIFRKPSLSSISNIFVLPFDLKVWISSLALCFLIGVFIFFQLWLQNRISTLQPNVSKLTDIVTFISGAMCQQGSTLNPHSLSLRITFFLVFMAGVFLFTSYSANIVALLQTPSNSIKTLNDLINSPIVVGVHNITYNHVFLKESKSPLTKRLYEKKILPRGVKGFIEPDEGLKLVQQGMYAFQVDSGFAYEYMSAKYREQEKCGLDEIEAYQLPLQSVPVRKHFPYRDLFTQRLRWQKEIGLIDRTRRRLVPQKPKCESSRADFVSVGLTEFMPAIRVLSYGIESLNPSDLLPFVPQSFLTLCCEHMFTCENTLIHMKE; encoded by the exons ATGAATGAATTAGAATCAACTGGTAGACGTAGACGTAATTTACATCGAATACTATTTCAATGCAGTTCTGTG ATACAATTTCCTCAGTTATTTACTTACATGTCTGATATAAGAAAAAGATCAGTTGATCCATTCTCAAAATGGACTTTTCCTTTGGCGAAGTTGTTAAGTCaagatttaaattttac ATACAATTGGTCAATGGTCGATAACTTTGGATGGGATATCAACGGAACCGGTATATTTGATGGATTTGTGGGCATGTTACAGAGACAAGAAAAGGATTTTGGAATGGGAGGTATTTTAATGAGGCTAGATCGAATCCCAGTTATAGATTTTACTGCGGAAACTATACCAGTCAA atctCGGTTGATATTTCGTAAACCATCCTTGTCCAGTATCagtaatatatttgtattgCCATTTGATTTAAAAGTATGGATTAGCAGCTTAGCTTTGTGCTTTTTGATtggtgtttttatattttttcaattatggttACAAAATAGAATATCAACATTACAGCCCAACGTTTCAAAATTAACAGATATTGTAACATTTATATCTGGTGCCATGTGTCAACAAG gaTCAACATTAAATCCACACTCATTATCATTACGTATCACCTTCTTTTTGGTATTTATGGCTGGTGTATTTTTATTCACATCGTATTCAGCGAATATTGTGGCTTTATTACAAACTCCTAgcaattcaataaaaacattaaatgatttaattaacagTCCTATTGTGGTTGGAGTCCATAATATAACTTATAATCATGTATTTCTTAAG GAAAGCAAGTCACCATTAACAAAAAGattatatgaaaagaaaatactaCCTAGAGGTGTTAAAGGTTTCATTGAACCTGATGAAGGTTTAAAATTGGTGCAACAAGGAATGTATGCATTTCAAGTAGACTCTGGATTTGCTTATGAATATATGAGTGCTAAGTACAGGGAACAAGAGAAGTGTGGTTTAGATGAGATAGAAGCATATCAACTACCGTTACAATCAGTTCCTGTACGAAAACATTTTCCATATCGTGATTTATTCACACAAAG ATTACGATGGCAGAAAGAAATTGGTCTTATTGATCGAACTCGCAGACGTTTAGTACCTCAAAAACCAAAATGTGAATCATCTCGAGCTGATTTTGTTAGTGTTGGGTTAACAGAGTTTATGCCTGCAATTCGTGTTTTGAGTTATG gtaTAGAAAGCTTAAATCCTTCAGACTTATTGCCCTTTGTACCACAATCATTTCTCACGCTGTGTTGCGAACACATGTTTACATgtgaaaatacattaattcatATGAAAGAATAG